Sequence from the Sphingobium indicum B90A genome:
GGTTCACGAGTCGGAAATAGGCTTGCGCATCAGGATCAGCGGCACGCCGCTATCCTCGAACGCCCGCACGTCGGCAAAGCCGAAGCTGCGATAGAGCGGCACCCCCGCCATGGTGGCGGAAAGCTCCAGCGCCGCAAAGCCCTCCGCCCGCGCCGCCGCTTCGCAGAGCGAGAGGATCATCGTGCCCACGCCCTTCCGCACATGATCGGGATGGGTGTACATGGCCCGCACCCTGGCGGCCTCCGCCGCCGGATCGAGCAGCCGGTCGTCCCGCCCCGCGCTATGGTCGCCGCCATAGGCCGTGGCGCGCCGGCTCCACCCGCCGCACCCGGCAATC
This genomic interval carries:
- a CDS encoding GNAT family N-acetyltransferase → MPLLHRLAVPADEPSLVHVMTLAIDRLQSGFLTPEQVKTSHGFMGLDSRLIADGTYFVIEDRGEIAGCGGWSRRATAYGGDHSAGRDDRLLDPAAEAARVRAMYTHPDHVRKGVGTMILSLCEAAARAEGFAALELSATMAGVPLYRSFGFADVRAFEDSGVPLILMRKPISDS